Proteins from one Cryptomeria japonica chromosome 4, Sugi_1.0, whole genome shotgun sequence genomic window:
- the LOC131027434 gene encoding 3,9-dihydroxypterocarpan 6A-monooxygenase-like, with protein MDLAIVISLLSVLVAFTIFKIFFDRSKKSLLPPGPLALPLIGHLHLLGTHPHQAMQKLSLKYGPLMQIRLGSVLSVVVSSPDMAKEFLKTHESKFASRPQSAATKYMAYNSADFSFAPYGPYWKYMRKICMNELLSGRQLDTFLPVRDQELGVFMETILKNSVQEKVIDVGSELISLACNVISRMTMSTRCSGTDEEAVECTKLVKEIALLTGKFNLGDFIYVCKNLDLQGYEKQMKDVHRRFDCLMEKILKQHEAEAGGGADSDGRPKDLIDILTSISNNEEAEMKLTRENIKAFILDIFAAGTDTSAISTEWAFSELMKNPHIMKKAREEVDFVVGSERLVEESDIPKMIYLQAIVKETLRLHSPGPITVRESTEDCNIEGYFIPAKTRVFVNIWAIGRDPNYWENPLEFQPERFLSNDTCSNIDVRGQHFHLIPFGSGRRGCPGTSLALYFMNTALAAMIQCFDWKVNDGKEIDMEEGVGLTLPRANPVECIATPRFSQLPTWKSS; from the exons ATGGATCTTGCAATAGTTATTAGCTTGCTTAGTGTACTTGTAGCATTCACAATctttaagatcttctttgatagaaGCAAGAAGAGTCTGCTGCCACCAGGTCCACTGGCTTTACCGCTAATAGGGCATCTACATTTGCTAGGAACTCATCCCCATCAGGCTATGCAAAAACTAAGCCTAAAATATGGACCTCTGATGCAAATACGTTTGGGGTCTGTACTTTCTGTTGTGGTCTCTTCTCCAGACATGGCAAAGGAGTTTTTGAAGACCCATGAAAGCAAATTTGCATCAAGGCCCCAATCTGCTGCCACAAAATACATGGCCTACAACTCTGCAGACTTCTCTTTTGCTCCCTATGGTCCCTACTGGAAATACATGAGGAAGATCTGCATGAATGAGCTTCTGAGTGGCAGGCAGTTGGACACATTCTTGCCTGTTAGAGACCAAGAAttaggagttttcatggagacaattttgaagaatTCTGTTCAAGAGAAGGTTATTGATGTAGGCTCTGAGTTGATTTCCTTGGCTTGTAATGTTATATCCAGAATGACCATGAGCACAAGGTGCTCTGGTACTGATGAAGAGGCTGTTGAATGCACCAAGCTGGTGAAGGAGATTGCACTTTTGACTGGGAAGTTTAATCTGGGTGATTTTATatatgtgtgcaagaatcttgaTTTGCAGGGATATGAGAAACAAATGAAAGATGTGCACAGACGTTTTGATTGCCTCATGGAGAAGATCTTGAAGCAGCATGAAGCAGAAGCAGGAGGAGGTGCTGATAGTGATGGGAGGCCCAAGGATCTTATTGACATTCTCACCTCCATTTCCAATAATGAAGAAGCAGAGATGAAGCTTACCAGGGAGAACATCAAGGCGTTCATTCTA GACATATTTGCTGCCGGTACGGATACTTCAGCCATTTCAACAGAATGGGCATTCTCAGAACTAATGAAAAATCCTCATATTATGAAAAAAGCTCGTGAAGAAGTAGATTTTGTTGTGGGAAgtgaaagacttgttgaagaatcagataTTCCAAAAATGATTTATCTTCAAGCAATAGTGAAGGAGACCTTACGCTTGCATTCTCCAGGACCCATAACAGTGAGGGAATCCACAGAGGATTGTAATATAGAAGGTTACTTTATTCCTGCAAAGACTAGAGTTTTTGTTAACATTTGGGCCATAGGGCGAGACCCAAATTATTGGGAGAATCCTCTTGAATTTCAACCAGAGAGATTTCTTAGCAATGATACATGTAGCAATATTGATGTGAGGGGTCAACACTTCCATCTTATACCATTTggaagtggtagaagaggatgtCCTGGAACTTCACTTGCCTTGTATTTCATGAACACGGCCTTGGCTGCCATGATTCAATGCTTTGATTGGAAGGTAAACGATGGAAAAGAGATTGACATGGAGGAAGGTGTTGGGTTGACACTTCCTAGGGCCAATCCTGTGGAATGCATTGCCACCCCTAGGTTTTCCCAACTTCCTACTTGGAAATCTAGTTAG